CGTCGAAGTCGTAGCGCGGCGATCCTTCGAGGAACGCAGCCGGCGCCGCGGCAACGGCGGGACCCGGTTCGCCGCTCATTGCCACATGGCCCGCATCCGCGCGGGCAGGTCGGTGCGCTCGCCGACGACGACGGCGGGGGCCGGTTCTTCCCTCTGCGATTCCGGCCACGAAATCGATTCGAAGTGATGCAGCACGCGCTCCGGGAGGAACCGGGTGCGAACGGCATGAACGTGCCGATCGCCGCCGCCGGGCTGGTTGGAGACGTAGAAGCGCTGCGGCACGACGATGTCGAGGTGGTCCCGGGCCCGGGTCATCGCCACGTACAGCAGGCGCCGCTCCTCTTCGACCTGCGCCGCCGACCCCGTCGACAGATCGGACGGAATGCAGCCGTCGACGGCGTTGAGCACGGTCACGGCAGCCCATTCCCGCCCCTTGGCGGAGTGAATGGTCGAAAGAATCAGGTAATCCTCGTCGAGCAGCGGCGCTCCCGCTTCGCCTGCGGTTGCGCTGGGCGGGTCGAGCGTGAGTTCGGTCAGGAACCGCTGCTGGCCGGGGTAGGTGGCCGCGATCCGCGCCAACTGCTGGATGTCGGCGACGCGCGCCGACGCGTCTTCGTAAATCCGCTCCATCTGGGCTTCGTACCAGCCGCAGACCGCCTCGAAGACCGCCGGCCACGGCGCCACGTCCGAACCGATTCCTTCCACCAGCGCGGCGAACTCACGCCACGCCGGCGCCGCGCCGTCGGGAACCGGGTGGCTCGCAAGACCTGCGCTGCCGGCCCCGGCGCACTCGCAGCGCTGCAGCACGCGCTCGGCCGTCTTCGGACCGATGCCTGGAAGAAGCTGGATGGCCCGGAAGCCCGAGACGCGGTCGCGTGGATTCCGCGCCCAGCGAAGAACCGCCAGCACGTCCTTGACGTGCGCGGACTCGAGAAACTTCAGACCGCCGAATTTGACGAAGGGAATGTTGCGACGGGAGAGTTCGATCTCCAGACGGGCGCTGTGATGCGATGCGCGGAACAGGACGGCCTGCGATTTCAGCCGCAATGCGGCTTCGCGTCGTTCCAGGACGCGCTCGGCGACGAAGTCGGCCTGGCCGGCCTCGTCGCGGACGTTGACCAGACGCGGTGCCGACCCGGCGCGGCGTTCCGTCCACAGGTCCTTGTCGTGGCGCTCGGATGCGAGCGCGATCACCGCATTCGCCGCGTTCAGGATCGGCTGGGTCGAACGGTAATTGCGTTCCAGGGCGATGCGCTCGGCGGGCGGGTCGAAGCACTGCGGAAAGTCCAGAATGTTGCGCACCGCGGCGCCACGGAATGCGTAGATGGACTGGGCATCGTCCCCAACGACGGTCAGACCCCGCCCGTCGGGCTTCATCGCCAGCAGGATGGCGGCCTGCAACCGGTTGGTGTCCTGGTACTCGTCGACGAGGATATGATCGAACCGCACGCCGAGTTCGCGCGCAAGTTGCGGTTCTTGCGCCAGGTGTTCCCAGTACAACAGCAAGTCGTCGAAATCGAGAACGCGCTGCGACTGCTTGGCCTGCACATAGGCGCCGAAGAGCCGCTTGAGTTCCGCTTCCCACTCACCGCACCATGGGAAGTCCGTTCGCAGGACTTCCCCGAGACTTCTGCGCGTGTTCACCACCGCCGAATAGATTGCGAGGCAGGTTCCTTTCATCGGGAATCGCCTGGCTTTCGTCGAATCGCCAAGCTCATGGCGGACGAGATTCATCAGGTCGGCGGAGTCCTCCCGATCGTGAATGGTGAACGCGGGGTCGATCCCGATCCGGCCGGCATACTCGCGCAGCAGCCGCGCGCCGACGCTGTGGAACGTGCCGGCCCAGGCAAGCGAAAGTGCAGCGCCGCGCGACGGGGCCAGCGCTTCGCGGCAGATCCGGGTGACCCGGCGGGCCATCTCGTCGGCCGCCCGGCTGGAGAACGTCAGCAGCAGGATGCGGCCCGGATCGCCGCCCCGGGCGAGCAGATGCGCCACCCGATGCGCAAGCGTGTTGGTCTTGCCGGTCCCGGCGCCGGCGATGACGAGCAAAGGCCGGTTCCCCTCCCCCTCCTCGCCGTCGGCACCGAATTGCACCGCGCGGCGCTGTGCTTCATTGAGCCGCTCGAGATAGGCGGGAAGCGCGCCGGGGGAGCGCGGAGCCGCCGGACGATCATTCATGCCGGACCTCCGATCCTGTAAATATTTACAGTATCACAGATCGCGGCAGCCGCCGAAACCGATGCGGATTGCCGTGGGGATTT
This genomic window from Burkholderiales bacterium GJ-E10 contains:
- a CDS encoding UvrD/REP helicase — translated: MNDRPAAPRSPGALPAYLERLNEAQRRAVQFGADGEEGEGNRPLLVIAGAGTGKTNTLAHRVAHLLARGGDPGRILLLTFSSRAADEMARRVTRICREALAPSRGAALSLAWAGTFHSVGARLLREYAGRIGIDPAFTIHDREDSADLMNLVRHELGDSTKARRFPMKGTCLAIYSAVVNTRRSLGEVLRTDFPWCGEWEAELKRLFGAYVQAKQSQRVLDFDDLLLYWEHLAQEPQLARELGVRFDHILVDEYQDTNRLQAAILLAMKPDGRGLTVVGDDAQSIYAFRGAAVRNILDFPQCFDPPAERIALERNYRSTQPILNAANAVIALASERHDKDLWTERRAGSAPRLVNVRDEAGQADFVAERVLERREAALRLKSQAVLFRASHHSARLEIELSRRNIPFVKFGGLKFLESAHVKDVLAVLRWARNPRDRVSGFRAIQLLPGIGPKTAERVLQRCECAGAGSAGLASHPVPDGAAPAWREFAALVEGIGSDVAPWPAVFEAVCGWYEAQMERIYEDASARVADIQQLARIAATYPGQQRFLTELTLDPPSATAGEAGAPLLDEDYLILSTIHSAKGREWAAVTVLNAVDGCIPSDLSTGSAAQVEEERRLLYVAMTRARDHLDIVVPQRFYVSNQPGGGDRHVHAVRTRFLPERVLHHFESISWPESQREEPAPAVVVGERTDLPARMRAMWQ